CGATCGTCTGGTTTACGTTGACCGCACTAACCCACCCGGAGTATACCGTCTTTCTTACCATCGGTATCGCCGTCTTTACTGTGAGGTACGCACCAACAGTTCGGGGATTCACGGACGCGGCCCTCGTCGGGATCTTTGGCGTTGTTCTGACTGTCCCCTGGTGGGGCAGGATCATCTCCATCTATAGCCTCGATAACCTCGTTTCAGCATCGAGTTCACACGGTGGTCTCGGAGGCGGCCTTGGAGTAGTAGTGAATGCTTTTGTCACACGACAGCCGTTATCAGGGGGGATTTCACCGTCTCCAAATATCTATGGAGTGGTTCTTCTTTCGCTGTGGTATGCAATTCCCGCTGTTGGAGTCGTGTATTTACTCTCCGACCGTCGGTTCTTTCTCCCGTTCTGGCTTCTCCTCGTCGGAGGGATGACCGCAGAAACCCGATTCATCGCCGTAATTGGGTCACTGGTGACGGCCGTGTTTGTTCTCGATGGTGCCGTGCCTTGGATTGCACAGCGGATAGAACCAGTCCTCTCCCGACAACACACACTGACTGCGGTTCTCCTGGTGCTTTCGCTCCTTGGGGCAAACATCACGACATTGTACGTCGCCGGGGCAGTGAACGAGTATGAGGGGAGCAATTCGATGCCTTCGTTCATCGATGAACAGGATTACGACGCGATGCAGTGGGTACAACGAAATATCGATCCATCCGCCGAATTCATGGTCGTCGGCGATGCCGCGGAATGGTTCCCGTATTTAGCGAATCGGACGAACGTCGTCGGCCCATGGGGTGTCGAATGGGAACGTAGTTCGGTAGCATATCAGTGGCAACACACGGCATATCAGCGAATTTCGACAACCACGAATATCGATGACCTGAACAAAAACATCGCGCTTACCGAGACGAATCCGGACTACATCTACGTGCCGAAAGGCGTCTATACGGTTTACGGGCGCAAGCACAAGCAACAACGAGCGTTTATTACGGAACTTAATCGATCCGACGAGTATCGACAAGTATACCAAAATCGAGGCGTCGTCATCTACGAACGGAAGACAGACGTATCCACCTCAGATGGTGGATAAGATATCGTTCATTCAAACAGTGATAGAATCGTCTGTGTCGCCTGTTCAACATCCCAAGTCGAGGTGAATTCTCGCATCGCATTGGTCAGACTAGCCCGCGATGCAGGTGGAATCGCCAGTCCATGTGCTATCGACGGAAGTTGTGTCTTTGTGTTTCGAAACTGTTCAATTTGACGACGGAAGAAGGGATCGTATTCCGATTTCGGCACGTCTTTTCTCGGCGGAATCGAACCTCGGGTCTGCGTAAATTGCTGTTGCGCTTCGACCGAACCAACGTATTGTAGAAATTCGGGAAGTGCCGTTTCGGCTGAACTGTTCTTCGGGAATGGAAACGAATCCATACTCAGCAGGTACCGATCTTCCGTCCCAGGAAACGCGACAGAGTTCCAATCGGTTTCGAACGCGAAATCGTCGGTCCGAAACTCCGCTACAGCCCAATCACCTTGGTGAAAAAAGGCAACGTTCCCGTTTTGAAACTGTTTTGCTGCTTCGCGCCAGTTACTCGAAACGATACCGTCAGGGGACTGTTCATGATACGCATCGACAAGACGAAGCGACTCCTTCACCGCTCGTTCGTTCGACCGCACCTGCTCGTTGACGATAGACTGGTGCGTTTGTAAACCGGATTCACCCAACAACACCGACTCCCAGAGTTCTAGCGTCGGCCAGACGTTTTTTGTTGCGTGTACGACTCCTTTGTGGTCGGTCGTCCCTTCGATTAATTTCACGGTATCCACCAGCGCACGCGGTGTCCGAATGGAGCGTGGGTCGATACCTACCTCGTCCAATATTTCGACGTTATAGAAAAGGTTGTTTAGACGGTGGATACTTAGCGGAACGGCAACGAACGATTCGTCGATCCTGGACAGTCGTTTCGATATCGATGAAAATTCGTCCCACTCCATCTCTCGTAACTCGACCGCGTTCTGGAGACCCTGGAGTACCCCTGCATCCACGTACGTTCGGAGGTTTTGCCCCGACCAAGATTGCCACGAGTCAGGGGGATTATCGTCGATAATTCGCTTTTTCACGGTCGTTTGTAGATCGCCGCCCCCTCGACCAGCGATCGCCTGTTCGTCGATTTTTACATCAGGATGAAGATCCTGAAAACTGTCAAAGAGCGCAGTAACTGCATCTTTTTCGGCGTCCCGAGTCCAGGAATGCTGAATTTCGAGCGACTGCGGTTCGTCTTCCGCTTCTTGCTGCGTCGTCGTCTTTTCAACGTCGTTCTGATCGGAGGAGCAACCGGCAAGACTCACGATACCCATTACGCTCGCTGCAGCCGACTTGAGGCACACACGGCGCGTATACATAGAAGCTATTGATTAGATAGACGGTTGCTACTGTATTAAACTTCCATTTTGATCGGGCAGGGTTGTAGCCGATTTCGTGACCCACTCTCCGCTAGAGGGAGAATACCTCATCAAGAAATCAGAATGGATCGAGCCAGTCGTTCATCCGGTGATGTGGTCGGCAAGGATCGTGAGACTATCTGTGGTTATTTGGAACGCCAATCTACGCTCTTTCGTCTCGACGTTAATAGCGCCGGTTGATTTCGTGAGCCGAATATCGTTGCATTCTGCGGTATCAAAGTCACACTCGTTGAATTCTAATGAACGTTTCAGGTAAAGGAGGGAGCCAGGGACGAGAATGTCTAGCTCGGAGAGTAGCGTAGCGAATCTCTCGAACGCGATTTCTTTGTAGTCCTCTCGGTCTAGTATGTCCTCTTCGAACGTAACGAGCCCGTCATCGTGCACAGCCTCGCATTCGTGTCCGCAATACAGGAGACCATCGTCCGTTATATTACCGATAGCAGCCGTGACGGATTTACAGCAAACGGTGCAGTAACCTCGAATAACTGCGGTTGTTTGCGATCCTGTTTTGAAACCTGCTGTCACGAGCGCACTGTCCCAGGATCCAAACCGATTGTAGTATGTCATCCCAGAAAATGACCCGTGTTCATCCATCTCCTGTCGCTGTGGTAATTGGTTAGACTCGGCAGCTAACCTTCGAAGTTCGACAATGAGTTCATGGTCGGTAATGCTGTCTCCTCGGTATCGTCGAGTCGAGAGTTCTGCAGCCTCCAACGCTGCATTCCACGTGTCGTATCGCTCGATATACGTTCTCGGGCTGTGATCACCGTGGTGCCACATGTCTTTCATAGTCGGCGACCGACCTAGTTTATCGGCAAGTTCGGTCAGATTGCTTCGGAGTGCGTGTTCACTTACTCGAACATTTCCCCCCTGACGTTCGTTACTTGCCTCTAGATCTGCCTCAGCGAGAGCGTTAGACCAGCTATCGAACCGACGTCGATATGTGCCTGCGCTGTACTCACCAAGCTCATTCATTTCAGTCGTTGTCGGTGAGCGACGAAGAACGTCGGCCATTCGGCGGAGTTCGTCGATCAACTCCTGCTTGGAGAGCCCTTTTCGCTCGGAGTGATTATCGGGTGAAAGACCACTCGCCTCGAGTGCGGCCGTCCAGGAACCAAAATGACGATGGTAGGTTGATGCCGAAAATTTCCCTCGTTCGTTCATTTCGGATGCCGTTGGTGATTTACCGATCGAAGTCGCTAGCTCCTCTAGCTCAGCTAATAATTCGTCCTCGGTGATTTTCACGCCGCGTCGATACGGTTCCAATCCTGCTTCGGTTACGGCTTCCTTCCAAGAGCCAAATCGATTTGCGTACGTTGCAGGCGAATGAGGCCCTTGCTCACGCATGAGTCGTTTGCTTGGGGTATTACCAAGCTTTTGTGCGAACTGTTGGAGAGCGGTGAGTAGTTCCGTATCCGAGTAGATACTATCTGACTGGGAATTCGGAGAGAGTCCCGCTGCGGTGATCGCGTCATTCCATGATCCGAATCGGTATTGAAATGTGCTGGCTGAGTATTCGCCATGTTCGTTCATTTCCCGCATACTGGGAGTTTTACCTAGAAGAGAAGTTACCAGATGAATATCTGTAAGTAATTCATCGGTCGGTATACAACCGCACACATCAGTAGTTCCTGACTCGTCATCGTCTACCATGGTACTATTATTATTCAGATGTAATTATATTGGTTTTAATATGTGAATAGTACATCAACTACTATATATAAGGATGTGGGTTAAACTGTAGTTTTCATTCATAACCGTACCAGGAGGGACCGATATTAGTAATTTGTTGTACATGGAAAATAGTATTTGGGCATATATAATTATATACACCTATGGAACAAGGCCTAATTTGAAGCATAGTTCATGAAAACAAATTATCTTTTTTTAAATTATAAATTCTTTTATAGCCTCGATTCGGCGTATGAGAATGTCAATCAAAGACTTTGGAGATCGATGGCATGACAAACAAGCAAAACACACCTGACAAACTCAAACGGCGCCGCCTCCTTCAAGGGGTCGGAGCAATCGGAATCGCCTCACTTGCTGGCTGTAGTGGGAATTCAAACGACGGCAGTAGCCCGAATTCAGGAGGGCAGCAGTCGTCCGGCGGTAAACTGACTCTCGCGCAAGTCAAGAGTCCGCTCGAATTCGATCCGATCGTTCTCAACGATGTTCCATCCACACAGGTGGCTGATCGAGTATTCGAAGGGCTGTACACGTATGACTCCGGCATCAACCTCGTCCCGAAGTTAGCAAAAGGC
The window above is part of the Haladaptatus caseinilyticus genome. Proteins encoded here:
- a CDS encoding homing endonuclease associated repeat-containing protein, translating into MVDDDESGTTDVCGCIPTDELLTDIHLVTSLLGKTPSMREMNEHGEYSASTFQYRFGSWNDAITAAGLSPNSQSDSIYSDTELLTALQQFAQKLGNTPSKRLMREQGPHSPATYANRFGSWKEAVTEAGLEPYRRGVKITEDELLAELEELATSIGKSPTASEMNERGKFSASTYHRHFGSWTAALEASGLSPDNHSERKGLSKQELIDELRRMADVLRRSPTTTEMNELGEYSAGTYRRRFDSWSNALAEADLEASNERQGGNVRVSEHALRSNLTELADKLGRSPTMKDMWHHGDHSPRTYIERYDTWNAALEAAELSTRRYRGDSITDHELIVELRRLAAESNQLPQRQEMDEHGSFSGMTYYNRFGSWDSALVTAGFKTGSQTTAVIRGYCTVCCKSVTAAIGNITDDGLLYCGHECEAVHDDGLVTFEEDILDREDYKEIAFERFATLLSELDILVPGSLLYLKRSLEFNECDFDTAECNDIRLTKSTGAINVETKERRLAFQITTDSLTILADHITG
- a CDS encoding ABC transporter substrate-binding protein gives rise to the protein MGIVSLAGCSSDQNDVEKTTTQQEAEDEPQSLEIQHSWTRDAEKDAVTALFDSFQDLHPDVKIDEQAIAGRGGGDLQTTVKKRIIDDNPPDSWQSWSGQNLRTYVDAGVLQGLQNAVELREMEWDEFSSISKRLSRIDESFVAVPLSIHRLNNLFYNVEILDEVGIDPRSIRTPRALVDTVKLIEGTTDHKGVVHATKNVWPTLELWESVLLGESGLQTHQSIVNEQVRSNERAVKESLRLVDAYHEQSPDGIVSSNWREAAKQFQNGNVAFFHQGDWAVAEFRTDDFAFETDWNSVAFPGTEDRYLLSMDSFPFPKNSSAETALPEFLQYVGSVEAQQQFTQTRGSIPPRKDVPKSEYDPFFRRQIEQFRNTKTQLPSIAHGLAIPPASRASLTNAMREFTSTWDVEQATQTILSLFE